One window from the genome of Echinicola vietnamensis DSM 17526 encodes:
- a CDS encoding HipA family kinase yields the protein MKTLPSLRTVTVTRYILPLREGGSLPALAEADDGFKYALKFRGAGQREKALIAELLGGEIARLLGFKVPELVFAELDVAFGRSEGDEEIQDLLKGSQGLNLALHFLSQAINFDPLAMKVDPLLASKIVWLDMLITNVDRTFRNTNMLMWNRELWLIDHGAAFLFHHSWNNWERNAQGTFPIIQNHVLLPEASMLDEANEILKPLLTPDKIKQIVSLIPKSWLLAGGESEDAEELAGVYSSFLNLRHAHADYFTKEAKDARTAVI from the coding sequence ATGAAAACGCTTCCATCACTCCGCACCGTTACGGTAACGCGGTACATTTTGCCCCTCCGGGAAGGCGGCTCTCTACCGGCCCTCGCCGAAGCGGACGATGGCTTTAAGTACGCCCTGAAATTCAGGGGAGCAGGCCAGCGGGAAAAGGCCCTGATTGCGGAACTCTTAGGGGGAGAGATCGCGAGACTGCTGGGCTTTAAAGTTCCCGAACTGGTATTTGCGGAATTGGACGTGGCCTTTGGGCGATCAGAGGGGGATGAAGAAATCCAGGACCTGCTAAAAGGCAGCCAAGGACTCAACCTGGCCCTGCACTTTTTATCCCAAGCGATCAACTTCGATCCACTGGCCATGAAAGTAGACCCTCTTCTGGCGTCCAAAATCGTTTGGCTGGACATGCTGATCACCAATGTGGACAGGACTTTTCGCAACACCAATATGCTGATGTGGAACAGGGAACTTTGGCTGATCGACCATGGAGCGGCATTTCTTTTCCATCACAGTTGGAACAATTGGGAAAGAAATGCCCAAGGCACCTTCCCTATCATCCAAAACCACGTACTTTTGCCTGAAGCAAGCATGCTGGATGAGGCAAATGAAATTTTAAAGCCGCTATTAACTCCTGACAAGATCAAACAAATCGTATCCCTGATCCCCAAATCTTGGTTGCTCGCAGGCGGGGAAAGCGAAGATGCCGAAGAACTGGCAGGAGTTTATTCATCATTTCTGAACCTAAGGCATGCCCATGCAGATTATTTCACCAAAGAAGCAAAAGATGCAAGGACAGCTGTTATATGA
- a CDS encoding DUF3037 domain-containing protein: protein MQGQLLYDYAIIRVVPRVEREEFINVGVIICGTKSGYLQAKLHLNESKLLTLDPEADVSMIKENLASFEKICQGSKGPIATMDKASRFRWLTAVRSSVIQTSRPHSGFSHNLDDTLARLFKEYVL, encoded by the coding sequence ATGCAAGGACAGCTGTTATATGACTACGCCATCATCCGGGTCGTACCCAGGGTAGAGCGAGAGGAATTCATCAACGTAGGCGTAATCATCTGCGGTACAAAAAGCGGCTACTTACAGGCCAAGCTGCATTTAAATGAATCAAAGCTCCTAACTTTAGACCCAGAAGCAGATGTATCCATGATCAAGGAAAACCTGGCATCCTTTGAAAAAATATGCCAGGGCTCCAAAGGGCCTATCGCTACTATGGACAAGGCTTCACGCTTTCGATGGCTCACGGCCGTACGAAGCTCGGTCATCCAGACTTCCCGGCCCCATAGCGGATTTAGCCATAACTTGGACGATACTTTAGCGCGCCTATTCAAGGAGTATGTACTTTAG
- a CDS encoding TolC family protein: MIKRIIYISLGAVFMTLAITSCKTPSVVEKTPDTAVPEHFDSASDTANTARVKWQDFFTDPYLSALIDTALNNNQELNIILQEIAVSKNEIQAKKGEYLPSVDIRAGAGLDKVGRYTSRGASEATTDIEPGREMPEPLPDFMVGAFASWEADIWGKLHNAKRAAVARYLSSVEGKNFMVTNLIAEIANAYYELLALDNQLAIVKRNIKIQHDALEIVKLQKSAAKATELAVKKFEAEVFHTKSLQYDIQQKITETENKINFLVGRFPQPVIRDSEAFIDLVPKQVQAGLPAQLLDNRPDIRQAEMELAAAKLDVKVAKARFYPSLGISAGIGFQAFNPSYLIKTPESLLYSLAGDLAAPLINRKEIKATYKSANSKQIQAVYNYEKTILNAYVEVANQLAKIKNLEKSYGLKAKEVEALTTSINISGDLFKSARADYMEVLMTQRDALESKFDLVETKMQQMNAFVNMYQALGGGWN; encoded by the coding sequence ATGATTAAGAGAATAATATATATATCGCTGGGAGCGGTCTTTATGACATTGGCCATTACGTCCTGTAAAACTCCCTCAGTAGTGGAAAAAACGCCCGATACAGCTGTTCCGGAGCACTTTGATAGTGCTTCGGATACAGCCAATACGGCTCGCGTAAAATGGCAGGATTTCTTTACAGACCCCTACTTGAGTGCCTTGATAGATACGGCGCTGAACAATAATCAGGAACTTAACATTATCCTGCAGGAAATTGCCGTGTCCAAAAATGAAATTCAGGCCAAAAAAGGAGAATACCTACCTTCTGTGGATATCAGGGCCGGCGCTGGTCTGGACAAGGTGGGGCGCTATACCAGTCGCGGTGCCAGTGAAGCCACTACAGATATCGAGCCCGGGAGAGAAATGCCTGAACCATTGCCTGATTTTATGGTGGGTGCTTTTGCTTCTTGGGAAGCGGATATTTGGGGCAAGCTGCACAATGCCAAACGGGCAGCAGTGGCACGGTATCTCTCTTCTGTGGAAGGAAAAAATTTCATGGTGACCAATCTGATTGCTGAAATTGCCAATGCTTATTATGAATTACTGGCATTGGACAATCAGCTGGCCATTGTGAAGAGGAATATCAAAATCCAGCACGATGCTTTGGAAATCGTCAAGCTTCAGAAAAGTGCTGCCAAGGCAACAGAGCTGGCGGTGAAGAAGTTTGAAGCAGAGGTATTCCATACCAAAAGCCTGCAATACGATATTCAGCAGAAGATTACGGAAACCGAGAATAAGATCAATTTTCTGGTGGGGAGATTTCCGCAGCCGGTGATTCGGGATTCTGAGGCTTTTATAGACTTGGTGCCGAAGCAGGTGCAAGCAGGACTTCCCGCTCAGCTGCTGGATAATAGGCCGGATATCCGCCAGGCAGAAATGGAGCTGGCAGCGGCTAAATTGGACGTGAAAGTAGCCAAAGCAAGGTTTTACCCTTCATTGGGCATTTCTGCCGGGATAGGTTTCCAAGCATTTAATCCCTCTTACCTGATCAAGACGCCAGAGTCGTTATTATATTCTCTGGCAGGGGACTTGGCTGCACCTTTGATCAATAGAAAAGAAATCAAAGCAACCTACAAAAGTGCCAATTCCAAGCAGATTCAAGCGGTTTACAATTATGAGAAGACCATTTTGAATGCCTATGTGGAGGTAGCCAACCAGCTGGCAAAAATCAAAAACCTGGAAAAGAGCTATGGGCTAAAAGCAAAGGAAGTGGAAGCCTTGACGACCTCCATTAACATCTCGGGAGATCTCTTCAAATCAGCAAGGGCAGATTATATGGAAGTGCTGATGACCCAGCGTGATGCTTTGGAGTCCAAGTTTGATCTGGTGGAAACCAAAATGCAACAAATGAACGCTTTTGTGAATATGTACCAAGCCCTCGGTGGAGGGTGGAATTAA